One part of the Ornithodoros turicata isolate Travis chromosome 2, ASM3712646v1, whole genome shotgun sequence genome encodes these proteins:
- the LOC135383123 gene encoding apolipoprotein D-like: MSSLLVLLSLSIALPASVLGHGFKTGACPSVDAMQQFDPRRFLGVWYVIQKTSTTSNCLKLNITQAGSDYKVREYARTYALAAVGLDHTTIYDGTLTIPDQTRPSQMMLSFRFGVLGRMPITVVDTDYSTYALTWSCKRILFGHVHDAQILSRTPTLPNNVLDKMRRKIESFGIDSHGLSFVDQSKCTGMLSSKADNDGIFSIGPIHINRGGSQP; encoded by the exons ATGTCGTCCCTGCTTGTCCTTTTGAGCCTGTCCATCGCCCTGCCCGCCTCGGTGCTTGGACATGGCTTCAAGACGGGTGCTTGCCCCTCAGTGGATGCCATGCAACAATTCGACCCGCGAAGG TTTCTTGGCGTGTGGTACGTCATTCAGAAGACATCGACAACGAGCAACTGCTTGAAGCTGAATATCACGCAAGCAGGTAGCGATTATAAGGTCCGCGAGTACGCAAGGACGTATGCGCTGGCTGCAGTTGG CCTGGACCATACGACCATTTACGATGGCACGCTGACCATTCCTGACCAGACTCGGCCATCGCAGATGATGCTCAGCTTCCGATTCG GTGTCCTGGGTCGAATGCCCATCACTGTAGTTGATACAGATTACAGTACGTACGCCCTGACGTGGTCCTGCAAGCGAATCCTCTTCGGCCACGTCCACGACGCTCAAATTCTGAGCCGAACGCCCACGCTGCCTAacaacgtgctggacaagatgcgCCGGAAGATCGAAAGCTTCGGGATTGACAGCCACGGATTAAGCTTCGTCGACCAGTCCAAGTGCACGGGAATGCTCAGTAGCAAAGCGGATAACGACGGTATATTTTCGATCGGGCCAATTCACATCAACCGGGGTGGATCGCAACCTTGA